The window GCAGTGTCGGGCGCTGCCGGCAGGAGCGGCGGGGCAACGCCCGCAGGATCGGTGGCGGATGGCGGCGCCGCGGTGTAGACCGTGAGGTCGCGCCCGAGCGAGGGCACCGGCGGTGTCGAGTAGACAGAGCCAATGCTCCGGGTCCCGAGCGGGGCTGGGAGGGCGACGGCGTCCAACGGGAGGTTCAGTAGAGCCGCAAGGGAGGCCGGGAGGAGTCCCGCGGCGGTGGAACCAGTCGTGgcagcgctcgacatggcggcggggcgatcggtggcgcggcggcgaaagcggcggcggcgacggtgcgggtattagggttttgagcggaagcgatcgtaacctagcgtgataccatataagacaataagttttgggggaaccagcacaaccctctaggggtggcttatctcatataTATAATGGGTGTGTTACAATAGGTACAATATACGTACACaaatacagaagctatacatagtctaacagggGGTGCCCGGGGGCACCGAGGGAAACAAATTTGGCACGAAAGCTGGTGGACTCGTTGAGTCAACGACGCCGAGAACCTTAGACCTCATCGCATCGGTTTCTCGCGGGGAATCAATGCGAAGGCTGCCGCCGATCGGCCGTCCATTGATTCACGGGTGGTGCAGTGAAGGCGCGCCGCCGCGAGTCCCGCCATCCTCCCGCCACGCGTTCACACTAGTGTCGCCCACTCGCCGCCCAAGATGGCGACGACGACGACTAcaccgcctcctcggcatgtagtagGCTTGGGGCGGCGGCTTAGATTTTTATTATGTCTTTTAGATTTCTGCAAATGAATGAAAACTGCCTGAATTTGGTCGTAATTCAGATCATTTTCGTCAAAATTTAGCCGAATTTTAATTTCAAATAACGACGTCTGGGGCGAACTTGGGGGGTCGGTTGGGAACCctagccccccccccaccccccccccccggcgtaTTTACCGCCGGTTGGCCCCTAGGCNNNNNNNNNNNNNNNNNNNNNNNNNNNNNNNNNNNNNNNNNNNNNNNNNNNNNNNNNNNNNNNNNNNNNNNNNNNNNNNNNNNNNNNNNNNNNNNNNNNNNNNNNNNNNNNNNNNNNNNNNNNNNNNNNNNNNNNNNNNNNNNNNNNNNNNNNNNNNNNNNNNNNNNNNNNNNNNNNNNNNNNNNNNNNNNNNNNNNNNNNNNNNNNNNNNNNNNNNNNNNNNNNNNNNNNNNNNNNNNNNNNNNNNNNNNNNNNNNNNNNNNNNNNNNNNNNNNNNNNNNNNNNNNNNNNNNNNNNNNNNNNNNNNNNNNNNNNNNNNNNNNNNNNNNNNNNNNNNNNNNNNNNNNNNNNNNNNNNNNNNNNNNNNNNNNNNNNNNNNNNNNNNAGTATAGCCAATTGTtggctataagaaagtgccatgtcatctatagccaaccttatagccaacatgtataacaaatagCTATAAGTATCGAAAATGCATAGGAGCTCTCGGGTGTTAGGCCCTCCTATATTCGAAAATAATTTAgtaattaaaaaaattcaaaaaatcttgGAACTTTTTATGGAATCAAACATGACCAAGTATTGCACTCGTATAAAAAGATTAAACAGGGAATGACTTCTATTGTATCTGGGGTCAAAGATTTTCAAAAAATTGATAGATACAAGTACTATTCATGCTATATTGTCGTCATAAATTTGGTTTTTTTTGCCCTGAAGTCAACGGGAATCATTCCTTGGCCAAACTTTTATACGAGTACAATACCTAGTCATTTGTTTCAAAAATATATCCaggatttttttgactttttttaaaaATATTAAATTATTTTTTAATATAGGGGGTGGAGCACCCGAGTGCTCCTAATCCGCTTCCCTATAAGTATGTACTACTTTATTAATACATGACCCACCTTTCACTCTCAcatagtgcctaggagcacgtgctacagctggctcttgcatgagacaagagAGCCCGCTTATATTCTCTTTCCTATTATCTCTCCTCCAACTAAGTATAGAAATATTACTTAACTCTTCTGATTAtaccttattgtacttgctctgaaggagtactccttaattagttgcTCTCGAAACTAATGCGTGAGAGAAGAAAAACCCCACTGTACCGGGCCGACCAACAGCATATCGCCGTGGGCGACGTATGACATTTGAAGTGCTATGTATCGCTTTAAGCAATTATTAAGGGAAAGTGCTCGCCTACTTGGGCTTGGCCCAGCCAGTATATATGCCTGCCTCAGCAGCCAGCGAAATAGAGCACTTTCCTTTTTGTATTTTTGCACTTAAATTCTTTATCTCCGTCATGTTTTATCTTAATCAAACAATATtcatgaatttgattttttttctaaactTGAAAATTCTCACCAATTTAAAAGTAGGCTTGTATTTCGAAAATGTTCTTGATTTTTAGAAAAaaacatgaattcaaaaaatgttcgtgaatttgaaGGAATGTTCGCGAATACAAAAaagattcatgaatttgaaaatagtgCCTAATTAGAAATGGTGCAATTTAGAAATTATTCTTtttgaaaagttcacaaatttaaaaacttATCGACTTgtaaaaatgttcaagaatttgcAAAATTATTCAAATTTGAATAAATTTGGTGATTTGAGAAGATTCATGAAATGGAATAACGTTCACTTATTTTAAAAATATTATCAAATTTTATAATATTGGAAAAATATTCATCAACTAAAATAATGTtcccaaatttgaaaatagtttatGAAAGAAAATATTCATAAAAGTATAATATCGTTCATGAATTTGAAGGAAGAAAAAAAGATACCCTTCTGGGCCTCAGCCCTGGGCCTGGGCAAGTTCTTGCTTCAGGTGGGCCACATGGGCGGTCAGGTCATTCACCATATCGTTGAGCTCcttttttcatggtaatacgtgtctcattcatataaaATAAAGATTAAGTTACAAGGCACGTAAGCACTGACCATACATGACTGAAAAAATAGAAAAATCCTATTATCAAGGAAATGCTCGAATGTATTGATTGTATCATCCTTTAGGTACTCAAAAAAATGTATCGTCCTTCACGTATTTTTGCCTTGCGCTTCAAACTAAGGTGGCGGTAATGCTACATGGCATACGAGACATGAAGGTAGATTGTCCAATATACGAGACATGAATATTCCACATGGCACATCGCACTACCACCCAAAGTTAGTGGGATATTCCTCGTGATCCCCCGTCTGCAaaaatgttattttcattgaagagtAAAAGGAGCAATGGAAGGTGGATGCGAAAACCAGATATGGTAGAGAACCTTCTGAACAAGTTGAAACTTCTGAAGAAATGACCCTTGAGCTTGCAGCGTGACAATCAATCAGCTATAAGCATTGCCAATGATCCAGTTCGCCATGACAAGAGAAAACATGTAAAAGTCATTTTTCATCAGCTCTGGGCAGTAGATTGTAGATTGCCTGATAAAAGGACAGGGTATGAGCCTGTCCCATTATCAGTTAGGCCCATATGTCTCAGTCGGTTTGTGACCAGAAGTGGAGGCACTGGTGGCATTCCCTATTTGGCGCTTCAGGCGCGCGTTTCTATTATTTTCGCAAACGGACACTCACACGTGCatctagttgggccagcccatctttctttctttttcctatTTTTCAACGTGCAAAAAAACCTGCGTGCTTGGGCATGATTCAAACCGTGAGTTCCTGGTTATATGCACGCTGTGCTAACCAACCGAGACACCTCACCTTTGactgggagcaactaattaacgagcgctcctttgggagcctcgcaacgatcagcgtcacttggcgcgctctcagccattcgccacgtgtcgcactTTGGGCGTTCCCCCtgaattttgttttttatttttccgcacgcgttttcggctttttaaatggttttttctgggtttttttttatgttttggttttccaccggtcttccctagctttttgataaaaaaaaccgaaaaaaaatTGTGCAAAAAAACACACTTTTTTTCCGTGAGAGTCACAGTTTTGTTTTcgtgagaggcacagttgtgctttcgtgagaggcataGCCGTGccacttggaaacgaaaaaaaaatgtttttttctttcgtgagaggtacggttttgcttccgcgagaggcacggttgtgctttcgcgagagtcacggccatgcctcctcggaaacgaaaaaaacacatttcctgttttttctttcatgagaggcacggttttgcttctgcgagaggcacggttgtgctctcgcgagaggcacgggcgtgcctctttaggaaaggaaaaaaaatgtgttttctgtttttttttctttcgcgagaggcatggttttgcttccgcgagaggcacgattgtaatttcgtcagaggcacgggcgtgcctctttcggaaagggaaaaaatgcattttaaatttttttttctttcacgagaggcacggttttgcttccgcaagaggcacggttgtgatttcgtcagaggcacgggcgtgcctctttcggaaaggaaaaaaactcatgttcccggttcggttttttcgtcggtttttcgttcggttttttcgtgaaaaaaaagtccgtcaaaacctatcaacatggaatctagttttgaagatctcgacgcaaggaatccaacggcgaaagcggttcgagatttggacgcacagtttaagagataaaacgttttgaataaacggatctacgaaaaaagggaaaacttcccggttgcgacaagtggcgcacagcgCAACCTGGGAAAGTTGGAGTGATCTcagcaaggagtactccttaactagtgatttcgcctTTGACTTGCagctttttatttgttttcttttttcttcttattttttcctttttcttctattttttttcctGGAACTGTtctgtcttttttttcttttttctaaatgCATGAGCTTTTTCTTCAACtttgtgatttttttttcaaaattgatgaattcttttaaaatttggtgaactttttttcaactacaatgaactttttaaaatttgatgtgtttttttttcaaaattgatgaactttttttttttaaaaatgaactcttttcatatttacatttttttacttttCTAATCTTTTTGAAAAGTCAACGGAAACTATGAGATGGTTAGCCAGCCAATCATCTGTGTTGACAAAGCGAAGCAGCAGAAGCGAGCGAGCGAACTCCTATAAATAAGGGAGTCACTAACAATCAGACTACTGATAGCTATCATCCTATCAGACCAGCCCGTAACCATTGGATTAGAGCGGTGTGGTTCGTTGATTAGACCTCCCCTCATAACGTGCACATCTGTTGCCGTAGTTAGTTTCTATATAAAAGGGATCCCCTGATTTCGGTTTGCTATTAACTCCAGCCAAAAATCACGGGAGGAAATGTTACCCTAGTTATTCTGTAGTTTTCCGcttttacttttgttatttgtaGGAAATTTTATTTCACGAAAATGTTTCCAACGCTAATAAGTTTGCTTCCACAGTACTCGGATTTGCTTCTATCCATCAAAATATTGTTTGTAATGTACTAAATTTTTTCCCTTGATGCAATGAAATTTTTGTTTCCAATGATTAGAGAATTTGCTTCAAGCGCAGCTGAACTTTACTTCAATCTAATAGTTTGTTTTATTtccaaaacaacaacaaaaaacacagAATTGCAAATGTGCATCTAGCTGAAAATGTGACAAAAACTTGTCCAACGTGTGTTGTTATACTTTCTTGCACCTAGAGAAATGTGTTTCCAGTAATAATTTAATCTTTTTGGGATTATTTCTTCGATACGACGTAAACTTTTGCCTAATGTAATAATTTCTTTGTTTTCAATCGCATGAATACTATGTTTCGTCTGACTAAGAACTTGCTTCCTCGGCAACATGGAGAAGTTTCAATGTGAGTGGTACAATGTTACTATTCATGAAGCTACCATGCTTCGTCCATTTACAAAATATGTTTCATTGCTTCTCTTCTTTTGCGAGGCTGTATATTTGCTTCTTTAAGCGGTCAACATTAGAGTGGTTCATATGTTCATATGACATGCTTCCTATTGTCTACGAATTTGCTTCCATCTATTGGAAAGTATGCTTCCATACAAGCTTCACATATTAACCACTGCGATGACGATGGTGGATACCAAAGCAGCAAGCGACATGGAAGGCGACGAGACTCCAGCGAAGGGAAAGAACGGCATGGCCACACACAGTCCAGCGAGGTTGACCTGGATGGGAGGTAGTCCCCTGGGAAAAGTTCTTGCCCCCACCTCAATTGTTGCAGCTGCCATTGTAGGCATATGCTCGAAGTTGCATGCCCCACCACTCGAAAGCATCCTGCGCATCGCCGCTGACCTGGACATCACAGCACCATGGCGCTGCTCCATCTCACCTTGGATAGCAAGCAACATGCACAATCTGGTAAGGAAAGAGACGGGGTCTAGCACTGAAGCGGTGGACCGGGTGCCGCATTGGATCATGGTGCAGTTCGTGTGGGGCAAGGGATCCAAACCTGGGCAACAACAACAGATATATTAGATGGATGCGAGGAGGATTGCGAGTTAGGCAATTCGGTGCATCAGAAGCAGGGCAGGGAGGGTGAGCTCCGCCGTGGTGAGGGTTAGATGCACTAGAGGCAGGCAACGCTGGTGGAGAGAACTAAGGCACGATGTCTCATCGGTGAGGTAGgcaggagagaggaagaagaaagtggCGAGATTTTTGGGACAGAGATGGGACGAGGGAGTTATGAGGTACGTAATTGAAGGAAGGTGCACGGTAATCGGGTGCATTGAACCGATTTTCTCAACGAGCTCTGGACCGTGCGATGGTGTTGAAATTAACGGCAAGGGATCGGTCTGATGTTTGCTTCCTATCAGATGAATGATAGGAAGTGTTTCCCATAAAAAAAAGCGAGCCAGCGAAGGACTGCCGTCTCGTTCAAGTGTCCCGTGTGTGCGTCGATCGATAGTTTTGCTTGGGGCCCGGTAGTGTCCCCTTCGAGCACTCCAGCCCAAATTTAGAACGGATTTTGGGGCGGCCCGGGCGCGTCCGCCTCCGCCACGTCAACCCGGCCCATCCTAACCCCACTCCGTCTCCATAAATATCCCAAATCGGGAAACCCTACCTCAGTTCACTCGGCTCTTGCTTCGTCTCTTCTTCTCCGGTTTCTTCGATTCTGATCCAGTCCAATGACTCTGGCGACCATGTCGAGCTCTGGCAGCCGCTCCGACTCCAACATGGATGCCGACAAGGAGCTGGACCTTCAGATTGCCGTCGAGAGGTCCAAGGTGGACATGGAGGGCAATTTTGGATCTGCCGTCTCGCCTTTCCCCTGCCGGCGGAGAGCAGGCGCCGGCACTGGCCCCTCCCGGCCCGCGTGTGGCTCTACGAGGACTGCACACTCCACGCCTCCGCCACGCCGTTCCATGCCCCCCACCGGCTCCAGCTCCCGCACGTAGGCAGCAGTGGGTACTTGTGCCCGCCCCGTCGGCCCGGATGCGAACGGCGGAGTCGGAGGCACGCGCCGCCCGTCGCAAGAGGCAGCGGGCAAGGGAGAAGGACGCGGCAGAGAAAATTGTGCGCCGTCGCATGGAGCCCAACGAGGACGAGCGGCTCCTCACTTGGGTCTACCGCTCGTCGCTTACGACGGAGGATACATACGCTCGGTGGGTCCGCCGGAAGAACGCCAAGGTGCTCCGGATTGCCATTGAGCAATCCGAGCGCGAGGCGACGGAGGCAAGGGTGGAGGCGGCTGGGCTAGCGAAGCTCAAGCGACAGCAGGACAGGGTCGTTCGGGGGCTCAAAGGGCTCATCATCCTTGCcgagtcctcctccttctcctcctcctcctcctcctcctcctcctccgacgatgacTATGGCTCCTCGTCCGACGACTCAGACCATCCACCACTCGCCGTCGACGCCTACAACTGTGCCGGCCCCTGGAAGGGGAAAGGGCCGATGAGGAAGTGGTGAAGATCCGCCTTCTCCACTTTAATTTCTACTTTATAGATGTAGTTTAAAGTTGTTCGTCGTATTATGTACATTATGTGAACTTTAGTGATCTTTTGAAGATCCAGGTGTGATCTTTTGGTGAACGGATCCTGCAGCATTTGTATGTCCGTTTCTATGTCCGCTCGTGATATACATTCTTTTTATCGACCTTGCATAGTTTAATATGTATACAGGGGATCGGATATTAGATACGTGGATATGGCCAACGCAATTTGAGGAGTGGCCGGTCAATGTCCGCGGACGCGCCCGTGCTTGAAGGGCCGGATTTGCCATGTCCAGCTGTAGATGGTCTAAGCCACTGGCACGTCTCTCACTCGATCAACAACTCTTCTCTAGGTAATATCCAAAAAATGGTAAAATAAAGGACTGGAATTGTTACGTTCAACCTGGAGGAATCTTcagaaacaacaacaaaaattctAAGGGACAAATTACGTTTTCCGTGACATCAGTTGCAACATTATGCTGCCTGAAATGAGTTTGGTCTCAACACTCTTGATTAATATCTTCTACAGCTTCTTTACCCAGCAGATGAAAACATCAGGTAGTACTTGAGCTGCTATGCCACAAAACACACACAACAGAGTCGATGTACAATATCTGCAACTTTGATTACAAACCTGTTCAGGCAGAAAGAAGAGTTCCGTGGTCTTAAATTGTAGGCTTTGCCATTTCAGCATTCAGGTAAGCCGGGCGCTGATGTTGGCAACGCAACACTCTGGCAGCTTAGCATCAGAACAACCTCCTGCATGGTGGGTCGGTTCGCCGCGTCTTCCTCGACGCACAGCAATGCTATCTGGATGCACCTCACTATCTCTGCTGCATGAGATTCACCGCGTAAGTGAGGGTCGACAATCTTCATGAATCTTCCTCTACCCCATAACAACCAGGCCTGAGGTGATACACAGAACTCATTACAGATGGTGATTTCAGAAGCAACTGGTAGTGCAGATGAGTAGCATTAAGTGGATAGCTGGGAGAGGCACATGCATATGATTCAAAAGGTTTTACTTACCCTCTTATTCAAAACACCATAATCAGCTCCACTCGAAAGTGAGAAGCACCTCTTGCCACTGATGACCTCAAGAAGCAATGCTCCAAAGCCATACACATCAGACTTTGTTGAGAAAAGTCCTCTTTTCTGATATTCTGGGGCAATAAAACCACTGAAACATGGAAATAAAATGGGCTTATTCAGAACAATGAAAACATGAAATGAAACTTTGCTGTATATATCAACCAGAATCCAAATAACATCTTACGTCGAGCCCACTACGCGGTCAGTAAACTCATCATCCACACCGGGGCTATACTTCCTAGCTATGCCAAAATCAGAGATCTTGGGATTCATGTCAGAATCCAAGAGAATGTTACTTGGCTTTAGATCTCCATGTATAATGTATAGCCCACACTGCTTATGAAGATACAGAAGTCCTTCAGCCACCCCTTTCATTATTTTGGAGCGCGTGGGCTAGTCAAGATAGGCCCTTTTTGTTCTTGCACCTAAAAGATGTTAAGCCAAGGAGATTACTAGATGGTCACAGAAAATCTGGTCCAAATCCAAAGTAAATTAACCAGTGGTGACTGGTGAACATGTACCAAAGATGAAGGTATCGAAGCTTCCATTGGCCATATATTCATAGACCAAAACTCTCTCTGCTCCATGGATGCAGCATCCCAGAAGTTTGACAATATTGGTATGCTGAAGTTCAGTAAGAAAGCAAACCTCATTGCTAAACTCCAAATTATGGAAATCCAATTGACTAGGTGACGGAGGAACTTCAGAACGTCTTTTGATTGCAACTTCAAGTCCATCACGTAGTCGACCCTGAATGCAAACAACAAATGCAGATGATCAATCTTTAGGAACAAACTGACTGGGGCACCTAAAGAACAATACGGTAATGCAAGTGGTTATCTTCAGTTCAGATGCTATTTGGTACCTGTGATTTGACTATCTCCTTTCAAAAACTTCAGAAAAACACAAGGCGCTTGAAAAGAGGTGGAAAAGGAAGTCTGGGGGNNNNNNNNNNNNNNNNNNNNNNNNNNNNNNNNNNNNNNNNNNNNNNNNNNNNNNNNNNNNNNNNNNNNNNNNNNNNNNNNNNNNNNNNNNNNNNNNNNNNNNNNNNNNNNNNNNNNNNNNNNNNNNNNNNNNNNNNNNNNNNNNNNNNNNNNNNNNNNNNNNNNNNNNNNNNNNNNNNNNNNNNNNNNNNNNNNNNNNNNNNNNNNNNNNNNNNNNNNNNNNNNNNNNNNNNNNNNNNNNNNNNNNNNNNNNNNNNNNNNNNNNNNNNNNNNNNNNNNNNNNNNNNACAAAATCATTATCTTACCTTGTAAACACAGCCAAAGGTACCTTTTCCAATCTGGTTTGCAGGGCAGAATTTTTTGGTAGCATCCACCAACTGGAAGAAAGTGAACTTGAAGGACCCTGttatggaaaagaagttcgagattCATGGTGGCAATCTAAGCTCTCAGGTTTTGTCCCAGTATAACATAGACCAAGAGGATTGAGTAAGCAACAATCCAGTAAGAACTATAAGATTACAAAATTGAATGAATACGGGTAAATTGTGACAATGATGTGGATCTAGCTTCATTTGTACTGTACTAGTATAGTGCATGCACCGGACCTGTTAACCTGCATGCAAGACTTGAGTTTCCATGTTGAATTACTGATTTCTAGCTCATCCATACCTTCGTCACCAGTAAGCCTATGAATTGTGGGTGACTCCTTATGCTGTCCACAGCAATGGCGCCTCATTCTGCTTTGTTTGGTTGATAATGATTCGACAACATTTGAAGAGCCTACAGAGAGAAACTCATCTAAGAATTGTTGTATCATGGAGCGATAGTTGAAGAATAAGTATATTGTCTAGGCAACTGGGGATATTTAAAAAATATAGTCAGGGGGATCACGAGGTAGTAAAGAAAACTTCAACATTAGGTACAGTTAATGAACTATTCAAGGATTCCATGGGAAAAAATGAATTGTGGGAGGATAAGATATCGCTATATAACCAGTAAATAGGACTGCTGAAATACCTGCTTGCTGGCTTTCCTTTACAGCAAATGGCTCATTTATTGCGTGAACTCTTCcggatata is drawn from Triticum dicoccoides isolate Atlit2015 ecotype Zavitan chromosome 6B, WEW_v2.0, whole genome shotgun sequence and contains these coding sequences:
- the LOC119325260 gene encoding serine/threonine-protein kinase-like protein ACR4, with the protein product MDIAQPAGADAVKLVVMIVQAAQTVRHNKKTCQQLVNRAQMIGGLLEKLQGSEKMRQPEIRSPLKVLEGVLGEAHALVKSCQSSSYVYQFLMGRKQADQFLVVQNKIDSYLLLFPLISHIETAAQLDQILNAVRPQAAEVMPKLLSGCSNYGATRCSSGDARIEVCGISGRVHAINEPFAVKESQQAGSSNVVESLSTKQSRMRRHCCGQHKESPTIHRLTGDEGSFKFTFFQLVDATKKFCPANQIGKGTFGCVYKGRLRDGLEVAIKRRSEVPPSPSQLDFHNLEFSNEVCFLTELQHTNIVKLLGCCIHGAERVLVYEYMANGSFDTFIFGARTKRAYLD